TTTTGGAGGCGGGTATCGCCCCCGGAGGCACCCACCGCAACTTCTCCTGGGTGGGGAAACTGGTGCGCTGGGGCGAGGGCATCCCCCGCACGGCCCAACTCCTCCTGTGTGATGCCCAGACCTCGGGCGGGCTGTTGATGGCCGTGCCCCGCCAGCGCCTGGATGCTTTGCAGAGGGCCCTGCACCAGCGGGGCGAGCAGGGCTGGGTGGTGGGGGAGGTTACTGCTGACGAGGGAATTCGGGTGGAGCGGTAAGGATGGACAAGGAGCGGTTTGTGTTGCCGCGGGAGATGTGGGAGCAGATGGTCGCCCACGCCCGTCGGGAGGACCCCAACGAGGCGTGTGGGGCCTTGGCGGGGAAAGGCTCCCACGCCCAGCGCCTCTACCCGCTCACCAATACCGAGCGCAGTCCCTACCGCTACATGACCGACCCCAAGGAACTCTACCAGGCGATGAAGGACGCCGAGCGGTCAGGGCTGGAGATCATCGCCTTCTATCACTCCCACACGCACACGCCGGCGTATCCCTCACCTACGGATGTGCGCCTGGCCACCTGGCCGGAGGCGTACTACCTTATCATTTCCCTGCAGGACAAGGCTTCCCCTGTGGTGCGCGCCTTCCGCATCCAGGATGGACGGGTGCGGGAGGTGCCGTTGGACATTGTCCCCCCCTCCCAGGGCTAACCCCGGTGCCCCTCCTGCGTTTCTATTGGTGAAACACCGCTTCAAGGAGGTATACCGATGCGCAAAGCCCTGTGGATACCCCTCGTGTTAGCCGCTTTTGTGGTTGTGGGTGTGGGGACAGTCTTCGCCTGGCCTCGGGGGACGGCCCGCGCCCAATCCTCTGATGCATCGCCCCGTCAAGCGAAGGCATACCTGGGCGTGCAGGTGGCAACCATTACGGAAGCCCTCTCCCAGCGTTTGGGTTTACCCATCGGGGGTGTGGTGGTGGTCCGCGTCCTGCCGGGGAGCCCCGCCGAGGCGGCGGGCCTGCAGAGGGGTGATGTGCTGACCCAGGCCACCCTGGGCACCACAACCGTCGCCCTCCAGCGCCCCGCCGACTTGACCACCCTCCTGCGGAACGCCCAGCCCGGTCAGCAGGTTACCTTGACGCTCCAGAGGGGTGGCCAGAGCCGCACGGTGACTATCAGCTTGGGGCAGTGGCCTCAACCCCCCATCGACCGTGGGCATGACCTGGGGAAGCCAGGCTTGCCTTTCCCCAAGCGCGGCCGCATGGATAGCGTCCTGCGGGGGCAGGTAACCCTGCAACAGGGCACCACAACCGTAACCTACGCCTTCTTCGGGGGCACGGTGAGCGCTACCAGCACCAACGCCATTGTGGTTACGCCCTTGGACGGCAGTGCGCCGGTAACGGTGAATGTGACGGATCAGGTGCGTGTGGTAGGGTGCCCGCGGGGTGAGGGGGCGAACTTGGCTGTGGGGAGTCGGGTGGTGGTGGTCTCCCAGGACGGGGTGGTGCGGTGGGTGAAGGTGCTGGGGCCGTGCGGAGCGGGAGAGCACCTCTGGGGGAAGAGGCACGAGGGGGGAGGCCCTATCCGTATCCAGCCCGTCCCACAACGGCACTCCCCCGTGCGAGGGGCGTCCCCCCAAGGTGTCAATCTCTAGGGAGGTGTGCCACCTCTCTTGCGGAAAGGGGAGGGGGGCATCCCCCTCCCCTTGTTGTGTAGGAAACGGCTCTTGGGTATGGCGCTACATCATGGTGTACCCGCCGCTCACCGAGAGGGTTTGGCCCGTAATGAAACTGGCGGCGTCGGATGCCAGGAAGACGACGGCGTTGGCCACCTCTTGGGCCGTCCCCAGCCGGCGCAAGACGTAGTTGCGCTTGGCCCGCTCCATAACCTCGTCGGTAAAGATGGCCCGTTGCTGTTTCCACATGCTGGCCTCCCCCACCTCTTCGTCGGAGCGGGGGACGGTGAGGCCGGGGCACACGGCGTTAAGGCGGATGTTGTAGCGCCCCACCTCGCGGGCGAGGGCCTTCATCAAAGCGATGACCCCCGCCTTGCACGCCCCATACACCGCCTCCCGATACTCCCCCATGCGCCCGGCATCGGAACTGATGCTCACAACGGCCCCCCGCTGACGCTGGACCATGTGGGGCAGGACAGCCCGACAGCAGTTGATAACCCCCCACAGGTTGACCTTCACCTCTTTTTCCCACTCCTCCCGAGGCTTCTCCAGAAAGAGGCGGTCTACTGTCCACCCCACATTGTTCACCAGCACATCAATCGCCCCATACGCCTGGAGCACACGGTTGACCATGTTTTCCACCGAGGCGTAATCGGTAACATCGGTTTTGACCACCAGGGCGGTCGCCCCGGTGCCCAAGCGGGCCACCTCTTGGGCGACCTTGTGGGCCTGGGGTTCGTCTATCTCAGCGATGGCGATGCGCGCCCCCTCCTGGGCGAAGGCGAGCACGATGGCCCGGCCGATGTTGGATCCGCCCCCTGTAACGATGACGCTTTTGCCGCGCAGACCCAGGTCCATTGGCACCTCCTAAGTGGGATGTCCCATGTAGTGTAGCGCACCAACAGACGGCGATATGCTAGGATGCGCTTCAGGAGGGTGGCGTGGAGATACGTGCAGTGGCGTGGCGAGACGACGCCCTGTGGCTTTTGGACCAATCGGCGTTGCCGGTGCAAGTGTCCTGGGTGGTGTGTCGGAGCCCCCAGGAGGTGGAGGAGGCCATCCGCTCTTTGAAGGTGCGGGGTGCACCTGCCATCGGCATTGCGGGGGCCTACGGCGTGGCACTGGCGGCGCGCCATCTCCCCGACACTCTTCCCCTTGAGGAGTATCTGGAGAGGTTGCACGTCCAGGGGGAGAGGCTGGCCCGTGCTCGCCCGACGGCTGTGAACCTGCGCTGGGCGGTGGAGCGCACGCTGCGCGTCGCCCGCGCGCACAGACGCGTGCAGGAGGTACGGGAGGCGGTGTTGGCCGAGGCCCACCGTATTCTGCAGGAGGATGTGGAGGCCAATCGGCGCATCGGGGCGCTAGGGGCAGATTTGCTGCCCCACGGGTGTTGGGTGTTGACCCACTGCAACACGGGGGCATTGGCCACTGGGGGTTGGGGCACGGCACTGGGGGTCATCCGCACGGCCTGGGCGCAGGGGAAACTGCGGGGGGTGTATGCCACTGAAACACGACCTCTCCTGCAAGGGGCGCGCCTGACCACCTGGGAACTGCACCAGGAGGGCATTCCCGTCACGCTGGTGGTGGATGGGGCCGTAGGGGCGCTCCTACGCCAGGGGAAGGTGGATGCCGTGGTGGTGGGGGCCGACCGCATCGCCGCTAACGGCGATGTGGCCAATAAAATCGGCACCTATCCCCTGGCTGTGTTGGCTCACCGACACGGCATCCCCTTCTATGTGTGTGCTCCCACCAGTACCCTAGATTGGGCAACGCCCTCGGGAGAAGCCATAGTTATAGAAGAACGCTCCCCTTTGGAGGTGGTGCGTGTGGGCTGGGGGTGGGGCAGGGAGGGGCAGGGTCTTCCCATCGCCCCCGCGGGGGTGCCAGCCTGGAACCCCGCCTTTGACATCACCCCGGCTGACCTTGTTACTGCCATCATTACTGAGGTAGGGGTTGCCCGCTTTCCCTACGCCCATACCCTGCCACGCC
This genomic window from Dehalococcoidia bacterium contains:
- a CDS encoding M67 family metallopeptidase, translating into MDKERFVLPREMWEQMVAHARREDPNEACGALAGKGSHAQRLYPLTNTERSPYRYMTDPKELYQAMKDAERSGLEIIAFYHSHTHTPAYPSPTDVRLATWPEAYYLIISLQDKASPVVRAFRIQDGRVREVPLDIVPPSQG
- a CDS encoding PDZ domain-containing protein, encoding MRKALWIPLVLAAFVVVGVGTVFAWPRGTARAQSSDASPRQAKAYLGVQVATITEALSQRLGLPIGGVVVVRVLPGSPAEAAGLQRGDVLTQATLGTTTVALQRPADLTTLLRNAQPGQQVTLTLQRGGQSRTVTISLGQWPQPPIDRGHDLGKPGLPFPKRGRMDSVLRGQVTLQQGTTTVTYAFFGGTVSATSTNAIVVTPLDGSAPVTVNVTDQVRVVGCPRGEGANLAVGSRVVVVSQDGVVRWVKVLGPCGAGEHLWGKRHEGGGPIRIQPVPQRHSPVRGASPQGVNL
- a CDS encoding SDR family oxidoreductase, translated to MDLGLRGKSVIVTGGGSNIGRAIVLAFAQEGARIAIAEIDEPQAHKVAQEVARLGTGATALVVKTDVTDYASVENMVNRVLQAYGAIDVLVNNVGWTVDRLFLEKPREEWEKEVKVNLWGVINCCRAVLPHMVQRQRGAVVSISSDAGRMGEYREAVYGACKAGVIALMKALAREVGRYNIRLNAVCPGLTVPRSDEEVGEASMWKQQRAIFTDEVMERAKRNYVLRRLGTAQEVANAVVFLASDAASFITGQTLSVSGGYTMM
- the mtnA gene encoding S-methyl-5-thioribose-1-phosphate isomerase; translation: MRAVAWRDDALWLLDQSALPVQVSWVVCRSPQEVEEAIRSLKVRGAPAIGIAGAYGVALAARHLPDTLPLEEYLERLHVQGERLARARPTAVNLRWAVERTLRVARAHRRVQEVREAVLAEAHRILQEDVEANRRIGALGADLLPHGCWVLTHCNTGALATGGWGTALGVIRTAWAQGKLRGVYATETRPLLQGARLTTWELHQEGIPVTLVVDGAVGALLRQGKVDAVVVGADRIAANGDVANKIGTYPLAVLAHRHGIPFYVCAPTSTLDWATPSGEAIVIEERSPLEVVRVGWGWGREGQGLPIAPAGVPAWNPAFDITPADLVTAIITEVGVARFPYAHTLPRRCGSGESADAR